The Roseobacter denitrificans OCh 114 genome segment GACCGGTCCCGTCTCTGGAACGAGGTCGAGGCCAGCGAGACCCGCCGCAACTCCGTCACCGCCCGTGAGTGGGAGCTGGCCTTGCCGTCCGAGATCAGCGCCGAGGACCGGTCCCAGATCACCCGCGACTTTGCCCAGGAGCTGGTCAGCCGCTACGGCGTGGCCGTCGATGTTGCGATCCATGCACCGCACCGCGAGGGCGACCAGCGGAACCACCATGCTCACGTTCTGACCAGCACCCGGAAGCTGGAACCCGAGGGCTTCACGGCCAAGACGCGCGTACTCGACTCCGCCAAGACCGGTGGCGTCGAGATCGAGCAAATGCGTGGCCTCTGGGCCGAGTTGCAGAACCGCGCCCTGGAGCGGGCAGGGGAGGTGGAGCGCGTCGATCACCGGTCGCTCGAAGCGCAGCGGGAAGCGGCGCTGGAGCGAGGCGATCAACTCTCCGCCGAGGAGCTGGACCGCGATCCGGAGCTGAAGCTGGGGCCAGCCGCCAACTCCATGGAACGCCGGGCCAAGGCGATGGCCGAGCGGGAGGGGCGGGAATATGTCCCCGTCACAGAGCGCGGCGCGGTTGTTCATGCCGCCCGCCAGGCACGCGCCGCTTTCCGCGAAATGCGTGAACGCTTGGACATCGCGCGGGAGACTTATGGGTCCGAACGCGAGGCAGGGCAGGGGCGTGTGTCTGCCGGTCTGGCGGCACTACGGGCTGCAACCACAAAAGATCGCAACCGCACCCCGGATGACTTCCGGGAACGCCTGGCGCGTGTCGTGGGTCATTCACGGGATCAGGACGACACGCCGAAACCGGAAAGTCGCAATTATGCGCGGGAGCGGCTGAAAGAGATCATGGAGAAAGACGCGGGCCGGGACGGCCAGTCGGCGGTTCAAAAGCTTGATGGTCACAGCGAGTATGGTTTGGGCGAGGACACCGGGCGCGAGGCGCGCAAGCCGTCTGTCAACGAGCGCCTGAAGAACGTGTTGAACAAGCCGCGTGAGAAGCTGGAGATCGAGGACGAGCGCGATCAGGAGAAGGATCAGGAGGTCGAGAAGGACCGGGACATCGACCGCGATCCAGGCCTCAGTCACTGAGCAAGGCGATGTGAAGTCGTTTCTCCGCTCTTCATGGGAATGCTCGCTTGAGAGAACCCGACACCAACCAGAAAGGAGATCACGCCAGTCGCGGTTTTGAACTCGCGAACCTTGATGGCATTCTGCGTCAGGCGCGTCCTAGCGGTGACAAGGATTTTCTCGTTTCCGTCCTTGCCGACAGTCCGCATGATCCACAGGCCGTACCAGCTTGGGCCTTTACGTTCAGGGTCTGTCTTGCAAAGCACTTCGACCGAATGGCCCTGCTCGGCGAGCGCACGAAGACCTTGTTCCGTAGTCACATTTGGTTCGAGTTTGGGTTCAAAGTTCAACGCGCTCTCCAAGTCGATGCAGGAGCTTCACCTTGTGGAGCAACGCTGCCCTTCTATCAATAGTATATTAATGGCGAATGAGAAATCAAATCGTCGTCGGCTTCGAGAACTCGGAATGAACGGCTCATATTTCCATCTTGACGCATATCTATCGGTACCATCAACTTTGATGGGAGCCTAGGATCACCCTAGCGCAAAGTTTTTTATGAAAGCAGCCAAAATATTTGGCCTTGGTGCAGGAGGATTTTGATGAGGACCGCGTTTTTCGGACTGAGCTTATTTTTATTTTGGTCGCAGCAATCAATAGCACAAGAGAATGCGCTCGACATAGAGGTTTTGGCCACGAGTCAGCAGAATTATGAAGTTGATCTTCCTATACGCAGTGGTGAAGAAATTCGAGATTTGACGATCTATGGACACACATTCGCTGAATGCGTTGGAAGTGATCAGGCGACCTCACTGGGTTTGCAATTGCCAAGTCAGCTTCAACCCATCCGGTATGGTGTACTTGCTTCATTAGGGCTTAACCTAACCCCAGAAAAAGTAAGTAAAACTGTACTGCGTCGCCTCGACTCGGAGCGGACCTTTTACGTGGCATATGATCTATTGGCTGACGACAGGGCACGCCACTCTTTCCATGTCTTCGAAAGAAGTGAACCGCCGTTCACGGATCAAGACACTATCTCAACCTCTGTGCTATTACGATTTGCGTGTGGTTATGATCGTCGCAATGAAGACTTTTATCTAGCTCTTTGGAAGAACTCGTTTGAGAGAGACGGAGGGTACGACGACAAAATATCCATCCGTTACGCCTTCTCGAACTGGTCGGTATTTGGCGGTATTCAGCTACCTAATTCACCATCGATGGTTGATGTTCACGGTAACATTATTCTTCAGCACCTTAGCGCCGACATAGATGATTACATAGATGGTTTGGAGAAAATCTCAGAATACTGGCGGTATGTTGGTAGGAGGCAGCTGTATAGCTGGGACGATTTTCTCTTTTTAGAACAAGTTGCTTCAGGGCCATTTTTTGAAGCAGTAGATGCCAACGTTGTTTTCGAGCGTCCTGGCTCACCGGAAGCAGAGACGGCTGTGCAATCGGAATTTGCGCGGCTTGATGCCATCGCCGCGACCATTGTTGAAAATGCACGGACGACAGTTTCTGTACTGGAAAGCCTTCAAAGCGATACTCGCCCGGCAACAGAATTCTTGGATGATTTGCCCAGGCGTAAGGCCGAAGCTGCTAGTGAAACAGCTTCTGAAACTTGGCAATCATTGCACTCAAACCTGTCGGGGCTAGGGCCAGACGAGGAGTCTGCACTCTATGATAGGCTCGCTGATTATCAGAGGACCATCAATAATCGAGACAACAGGGAAAGAGTTTCGGTCGAGGAGCAGTTTGAACGCTGGTCTGGTTCGCAGAAACGCTCATTCGAAGAGCTCCGGATTCTTTATGATGTGAGAGTACTAGAAAGAGAGATGGGCCAGAGGGTTCAGGCGCTTAGAGAAGAGGCGCAACAAACGAACTTTGATAATCGCTGGCGGCTGCTGCAGAGGAAGGTCGATATTGTTGGGAGCTGCTTTGCTGTATTGAGTGCTTCCGGTGAGGTTTCGCAGGAGAACATCACGGTGCTTCGAGCGCTCTTGAATTCGTTTGAAGAGAATGTTCGTGGCGGTGTGTTCCTGCTTGGATCGACCTTTGAGGTCGAGAACTATCGAGACTGTGCTCTAAGCCTTGAACTTGGCTACGAACATAGGCTGGCAGATATTCAACGGGAGACCCTTCTTCCCTTTGATCGCGCGATGTTTCTCAGACTGAATGAACTGATACTTGCCCGCGAGAGGTACTTAACGGGGCTTGCTGACTTTGACGAAATACCAGGTGGGCTTTCAAGCCATCTTCAAACCCTTAGGCGTGAGCGCGGGCTTGCTTTTGCTTTGCGCAGTATGCTGACGCCTCTTGTCTACGAACTCTATTGGGGACGAACAGTTGAAGCGAGTCAGACATTCAATCGCACGAACATTCTACTGCCATCTGCTACTCACGATCTCAGAGCCAATGAGATAGATGTTTTCTTTCCAGAGACATCTTCAGTCAGTACTGGGCCAAATCGCGAAACGCTGATCGTTCAGCCGACATTTTCTCGCAGAGTGTCGGCGGTAGCTGATGAAAGACAAGCCCTGGCGTTTCGTGAAGTCTGGCGTGAGAGGTCAGGCTCTCCCGTTCGAGTCCAAATTCGTGACCTACCAATGCCCCTGGCAAGATGCCCAATTTTTCTCACTGACGTAGAGCTAGGAGCGGTGCAAGGTACAGTGGTCGTCGCACTGGAATGGGATCATCTCTGCAGAACCGCAGAAGAGGCTGGCTTGCCATTCGTAGACTTCGTCAGCCTACCCTACGATGAACTCAGCGAAATTGATCTTTCTGAGGTCGCCCATGAAGTTGGTGATTGGATAGATTCTCAAGATGGTCAGGTTGTCCATGTTCAGATCGATTAGCATAGCTGTTGTCGCCACAATTGGGGTATTCGAGCGAGCACAAGCAGATCCCCATCTTTACTGTGCAATAAATGACACGCCGTACTGTGGTACGCCGAGTGAGGCCATGCGTGCATACAACGAACTGCACCAGAGAACGAGTATTGTTTCGGACCTCAACTTTGAACTTATGGAGGCGCGGACTGACTTTCTTAGGGACCTAATTGATGCTCGTACAAACGAGTTCTGGCTTTCCGAATGGTTGCCAGACCAAGCACGGTTCATCCAAGCAAACATAACGTTCTATCAGTACTTCAAGCCAGGTTCGTATTTTGATCCTAACTCGGTCGATCCGTTGGCCGACTCCAGCGTTACTGACCGGTTTGGGAACGCTGCCTTGATCCATGCAAACGCTGAGCTGGCTTGGGGAAATGCTAACGTATTCGGAAGCCGAATGGGTAGTTGGGTTGCGGGAGGAGCGGAACTTCTCCAACGATCAAGGGAACTCTATGGCTCAATTACAGGTGATGGGGAGCTTAGCTCTCGAACACGTGATTATTTCCAAGACATGTTTTGGTCTCCAGGGGAGGCCTTCTCGAGGGCCTTTGACAACGATCCCTTTGACTACCTGATAAATGAGGAAATTGGCAGATTTCATGAGTTTGAAAATCGCTTCTATGCTGATCAGCTCATTAGCCAGTGGACGTCTCACTTTGAGTCACCGTACTCGACACTCGGAGTGGATTACGGGTTTGACGATCCAGGCTTTGGAGTTCCGTATTACCCGCTAGACGAAGGATATTTTCCAGATAGTGACCTATTCTTCGATGATTTTTATGATTTTCCTTACGGAATAGAAGATGATCTGCCCGATTGGGAGTTGGAACTACAATACCTCTAATGTTCCTTGGGAGGGTGGAAAGGTCCACTGGCGGCAAAAACGGTCGTTATCGCCGGTGACAGAAACGATTGAGTTTTGGCATGCCCCCGCCCGCGACTACTCTGTTTTCACTAACGATCAGCTTCAGAAAGTCCAAGCACGTCACGCCCGAACAACGACGAAAGAGGCTCCTTTATGAGTACGCCGCTCGGGTTTTCGACATGCTGGGTCAGTCCTACATCAGGGAGGCTTAGAATGCCTATTGCGCCCAAGGTAAGCCCGACTTCGAACTCACACATTCTAAGTGCCTCATTCATGCTTAATAGATTGGTCCCTTGTCGGTCTTGTGAAACGATCTCGCTGACGTACTGATCAAAAGCGGATGTACTACTCTCCGGACTCGCTGCTTCTCGATTTGACTCAGGTTCCGATAGCTCTGTGACTGCGCGCTCTATGCACTTGCTTGCTAGATGAGAGCTAATTTTCGAGCGAGTTTCTTCTGAAATCTCCTCTATCCCAGACATTTGATCTTGGAGGAATTCCTCCACGAGCACTAGGGCTAAGCCCTTGTCGAATGGAGGGTCGGACTCCTCTTGAAGAAGAGCCGAAAGGTTTTGAGGGAACCGTACTATGTTCTCAAGCGTGTCAGGGTTGGTCACTGTGACCACAACACCAAACACGGCCCCTAGTGCGCCAAAGATATATGCTGCTCTCTCAGACATCTGTAACCCAAACTGAACCCTTCGTATGCTTATGCCGCTAATAGTGAATTAGCTCCAGCCTTCTTTGCCCGTCTCAGTGTATGCAACAATTATATGGTAGCCACAGATGGGAAATGTTCTGTCGGCTCCGGAGCCCATGCGGTTAACTGAACAGCGTATGACACAAACCTACTGACAAAACCCATGGGTCAAAAACGGTCGTTTTTGTCCGGATGCCCTGCCCTACCCAGGATCAACCGCTTAGCTATGACAAAAACT includes the following:
- the mobQ gene encoding MobQ family relaxase produces the protein MASYHLSVKTIKRSAGRSATAAAAYRVGERIECQREGRVHDYTRKKGIEETFILTPKDAPDWATDRSRLWNEVEASETRRNSVTAREWELALPSEISAEDRSQITRDFAQELVSRYGVAVDVAIHAPHREGDQRNHHAHVLTSTRKLEPEGFTAKTRVLDSAKTGGVEIEQMRGLWAELQNRALERAGEVERVDHRSLEAQREAALERGDQLSAEELDRDPELKLGPAANSMERRAKAMAEREGREYVPVTERGAVVHAARQARAAFREMRERLDIARETYGSEREAGQGRVSAGLAALRAATTKDRNRTPDDFRERLARVVGHSRDQDDTPKPESRNYARERLKEIMEKDAGRDGQSAVQKLDGHSEYGLGEDTGREARKPSVNERLKNVLNKPREKLEIEDERDQEKDQEVEKDRDIDRDPGLSH